From Pelotomaculum schinkii, the proteins below share one genomic window:
- a CDS encoding carboxymuconolactone decarboxylase family protein — translation MKGFVVMDTIEQNLKYFIGKHEDVYRAYENYGKLVHTEGGPLDEKTRWLIKVAISAAGQHHYSLRTHIIKAIKSGCSREEIEHALMLVAPTAGFPTSMEGILILRQEMGETSPSRKH, via the coding sequence ATGAAGGGATTTGTGGTTATGGATACAATAGAACAAAACTTAAAGTATTTTATCGGCAAACATGAAGATGTTTATAGGGCCTATGAGAACTACGGCAAATTGGTACACACTGAAGGCGGCCCGCTGGACGAAAAGACTCGCTGGCTGATCAAAGTTGCTATTTCTGCCGCCGGTCAACATCATTATTCACTCAGAACCCACATAATTAAAGCAATAAAAAGCGGGTGCAGCAGAGAGGAAATTGAACATGCGCTTATGTTGGTCGCACCCACAGCCGGTTTCCCAACCTCAATGGAAGGGATACTGATCCTTAGACAGGAAATGGGTGAAACATCGCCTTCCAGAAAACACTAA
- a CDS encoding peroxiredoxin yields MLVKPDQPAPDFEAEAYYRGGQITVKLRDFQNQWVVLFFYASDFTFVUPTELAAVAARYDEFIKLGAQVLAISTDSVFAHKVFAEVSPSARTVQYPLLSDRSHLISRQYGVLREELGFTYRATFIISPRREIKYACLYPREVGRNVDEIIRVIQGLQFEEATGLGVPAGWQPGMPGIKRDFAMVGRI; encoded by the coding sequence ATATTAGTTAAACCAGACCAACCTGCTCCGGATTTTGAGGCGGAAGCTTATTACCGCGGCGGACAAATCACGGTAAAACTCCGTGATTTCCAGAACCAGTGGGTGGTCCTGTTTTTCTATGCCAGTGATTTCACCTTTGTCTGACCGACCGAACTGGCAGCCGTGGCTGCCCGGTACGACGAGTTTATCAAGCTGGGCGCTCAAGTCCTGGCTATCAGCACCGACAGCGTCTTTGCCCACAAGGTATTCGCCGAGGTTTCGCCCTCCGCCCGCACCGTGCAGTATCCTCTGTTGTCCGACAGGTCCCATTTAATATCCCGGCAGTATGGAGTACTGAGGGAGGAATTGGGCTTCACCTACAGGGCCACTTTCATCATATCTCCCCGGCGGGAGATCAAATATGCCTGTCTTTACCCTCGCGAAGTAGGCCGCAACGTCGACGAGATCATCCGGGTGATTCAGGGGCTGCAATTCGAAGAGGCCACAGGCCTCGGTGTCCCGGCCGGCTGGCAGCCGGGCATGCCGGGCATTAAGAGGGACTTCGCCATGGTTGGAAGAATTTAA
- a CDS encoding TatD family nuclease-associated radical SAM protein translates to MTITYELGDSLYINITNRCTNNCLFCIRNISDGVGSGTNLWLEQEPSIDEVIEDIQRRDIAKYKEFVFCGFGEPMMRAYDIIEICKKLKEKYCLPIRINTNGHANLICGKDITPQLQGLVDAVSISMNAGDRYEYQALCRSKYGEAAFEAMLDFAVNCKEHIPKVVMTVVNSISGENIRNCTELAQSIGAEFRVRYHVKKSA, encoded by the coding sequence ATGACAATCACGTATGAATTAGGCGACTCGTTATATATTAATATAACCAACCGCTGCACCAATAATTGCCTTTTTTGCATCAGAAACATATCCGACGGTGTTGGTAGTGGAACGAACCTGTGGCTCGAACAGGAACCATCTATAGATGAGGTTATTGAAGATATCCAAAGGCGGGATATTGCCAAGTATAAGGAATTTGTATTTTGCGGTTTTGGTGAGCCCATGATGCGCGCATATGACATTATTGAAATATGTAAAAAGCTCAAAGAGAAATATTGTCTGCCAATCCGCATCAATACCAACGGCCATGCCAATCTTATTTGCGGCAAGGATATCACACCTCAATTGCAAGGATTGGTGGACGCTGTTTCTATCAGCATGAATGCCGGGGACAGGTATGAGTATCAGGCCCTATGCCGGTCCAAATATGGAGAAGCGGCCTTTGAAGCCATGCTGGACTTTGCTGTCAATTGCAAGGAGCATATCCCCAAGGTAGTAATGACTGTGGTAAACTCAATCTCTGGGGAAAACATACGAAATTGCACAGAACTAGCGCAATCTATCGGCGCAGAATTTAGGGTTAGGTATCATGTAAAAAAATCGGCTTGA
- a CDS encoding TIGR01777 family oxidoreductase: protein MKALIFGGTGFIGRNLCNELLSAGYKVSIVSRNPQKAGLSGSGAEAVEWSVSAGALPVELLDGVTVIINLAGESIGNRRWTQPVKEEILNSRVQITQAIVNAIKQQRVIPKVLINASAIGFYGPRGDAEITESTPAGHDFLAKVCQAWEEEAFKAQTSGVRVVVVRIGVVIGDAGALARMKAPFRFYVGGPLGTGAQWMSWIHVKDLTRLIRFAAENENINGPVNATAPEPVRMKDFCNTLGQVMGRPSWLPVPGFLLKVVLGEMSDMLLNSQRVLPDKILKEGFLFRFPVLKNALEDIIQQ from the coding sequence ATGAAAGCCCTTATTTTTGGCGGGACAGGGTTTATCGGGAGGAATTTATGCAATGAATTGCTTTCTGCCGGCTACAAAGTTTCAATTGTTAGCCGGAATCCCCAAAAGGCAGGTTTATCAGGAAGCGGGGCGGAGGCAGTAGAATGGAGTGTATCTGCTGGCGCGCTACCCGTGGAGTTATTGGATGGTGTCACTGTAATTATAAATTTAGCCGGAGAATCTATTGGAAACCGACGTTGGACACAGCCTGTAAAAGAGGAAATCTTGAACAGCAGAGTCCAAATAACACAAGCTATTGTAAACGCCATCAAACAACAACGGGTTATACCCAAAGTATTGATCAACGCATCGGCCATTGGGTTTTATGGCCCCCGTGGGGATGCGGAAATAACCGAGAGCACACCGGCGGGGCATGATTTTTTAGCTAAAGTATGCCAGGCTTGGGAAGAAGAAGCTTTTAAAGCTCAAACTTCAGGCGTTAGGGTAGTTGTTGTAAGAATTGGCGTGGTAATTGGGGATGCAGGAGCGCTTGCCCGGATGAAGGCTCCTTTTCGCTTTTATGTAGGTGGGCCGCTGGGAACAGGAGCCCAATGGATGTCTTGGATACATGTTAAGGACTTGACAAGGTTGATACGATTTGCGGCAGAAAATGAAAACATCAATGGTCCGGTTAACGCCACTGCGCCGGAGCCGGTTCGAATGAAAGACTTTTGTAATACGCTGGGCCAAGTTATGGGAAGACCCTCATGGTTACCGGTTCCTGGTTTCTTGCTTAAAGTTGTTTTGGGAGAAATGTCAGATATGTTGTTAAACAGCCAGCGGGTCTTGCCGGATAAGATTCTCAAAGAAGGTTTTTTATTCCGCTTCCCGGTCCTCAAGAATGCTCTTGAGGATATTATTCAGCAGTAA
- the pflB gene encoding formate C-acetyltransferase encodes MSKEQGCYRGFQGGSWQEGIDVRDFIQSNVNPYTGDASFLAEPTERTRSLWEKCRTLLTEETRRGGVYEIDTHQITGITAFKPGYIDRKLEIITGLQTDEPLKRAVNPFGGIRMAVKACQQYGVELDPGIVEVFTKYRTTHNEGVFRAYTGEILRLRHHGIITGLPDAYGRGRIMGDYRRVALYGVDRLIAAKEEDLKAPDLQVITEETIRLREEVRLQLRALRELKEMAAAYGYDIGRPAENGREAVQWLYFAYLAAIKEQNGAAMSLGRVSTFLDIYLERDLAEGKLDESGAQELIDDFVIKLRLTRQLRTKEYYELFAGDPNWVTESVGGMTTDGRTLVTKTSFRMLQTLYNMGSAPEPNLTVLWSVDLPRGFKEFCAKLSADTCSLQYENDDLMRPIFGCDYGIACCVSAMRLGRQTQYFGARSNLAKCLLLTLNGGREEFSGEKIAPEVFQAGDGPLDFHKVWPAFQKMAAWLAERYVATMNIIHYMHDRYFYEDLEMALLDTRADRLMAFGLAGLSVVADSLSAIKFAQVEPVFDHRRLITGFNITGDYPKYGNNDNRVDDLAVEVVKLFDAELKKHRTYRNAKHTLSILTITSNVVYGKKTGSTPDGRKSGEPFAPGANPMHGRDTKGALAALSSVAKIPYEHALDGISYTFSITPGALGRTPEDQVNNLMALLDGYFMKGGHHLNVNVFDRELLLDAMDHPEKYPQLTVRVSGYAVNFVKLTREQQEEIISRTIFAREAGL; translated from the coding sequence ATGTCCAAAGAACAAGGCTGCTACCGTGGTTTCCAGGGAGGTTCCTGGCAAGAAGGTATTGACGTAAGGGATTTCATCCAATCCAATGTCAACCCTTATACCGGGGACGCTTCCTTTCTGGCAGAACCTACCGAACGGACCCGGAGCCTCTGGGAAAAGTGCCGTACTTTGCTGACGGAAGAGACAAGGAGGGGCGGGGTCTACGAGATCGACACTCATCAGATTACAGGTATTACTGCCTTTAAGCCAGGTTATATCGACCGTAAATTGGAGATTATAACCGGTCTGCAGACTGATGAACCCTTGAAAAGGGCGGTCAACCCTTTCGGGGGGATCCGCATGGCCGTGAAGGCCTGCCAGCAGTATGGAGTAGAACTGGATCCCGGGATCGTCGAAGTTTTTACCAAGTACCGGACCACCCACAATGAGGGGGTGTTCCGGGCCTACACCGGTGAGATACTGCGGCTGCGCCACCACGGCATCATCACCGGCCTGCCGGATGCCTATGGCCGGGGCCGCATCATGGGGGACTACCGCCGCGTGGCCCTATATGGGGTAGACCGGCTGATTGCCGCTAAAGAGGAAGACCTGAAAGCGCCTGACCTGCAAGTGATCACAGAGGAGACGATCAGGCTCCGGGAGGAGGTGCGGCTGCAGCTCCGTGCCTTGCGGGAGTTAAAGGAGATGGCCGCAGCTTATGGCTATGATATCGGCAGGCCGGCGGAGAACGGCCGGGAGGCGGTGCAGTGGCTCTATTTCGCTTACCTGGCGGCTATTAAGGAACAGAACGGGGCGGCTATGTCCCTGGGCCGGGTGAGTACCTTCCTGGACATCTACCTGGAGCGGGATCTGGCCGAGGGCAAGCTGGACGAGTCAGGCGCCCAGGAACTGATTGACGACTTTGTCATCAAGCTGCGTCTGACCCGGCAATTGCGGACAAAAGAATATTACGAGCTTTTTGCCGGAGATCCCAACTGGGTGACCGAATCAGTCGGGGGGATGACCACGGACGGCCGCACCCTGGTGACCAAAACCTCTTTCCGGATGCTGCAGACCCTTTACAATATGGGATCCGCTCCGGAACCGAACTTAACGGTGCTCTGGTCTGTGGACCTGCCCAGGGGTTTTAAGGAGTTCTGCGCCAAATTGTCCGCTGATACCTGTTCCCTGCAGTATGAAAACGATGACCTGATGCGCCCCATCTTCGGGTGCGATTACGGCATCGCCTGCTGTGTCTCCGCCATGCGCCTCGGCCGTCAGACCCAGTACTTCGGGGCAAGATCCAACCTGGCCAAATGCCTCTTATTGACTTTAAACGGCGGCAGGGAGGAGTTCAGCGGGGAAAAAATCGCTCCCGAGGTGTTTCAGGCGGGTGACGGGCCTCTGGATTTCCATAAAGTATGGCCCGCCTTTCAGAAGATGGCGGCCTGGCTGGCGGAAAGGTATGTGGCTACCATGAACATCATCCACTATATGCACGACCGGTATTTTTACGAGGACCTGGAGATGGCTCTCCTGGATACACGGGCCGACCGGCTTATGGCCTTCGGCCTGGCCGGGCTGTCGGTAGTGGCGGACTCACTTAGCGCTATTAAATTCGCGCAAGTTGAGCCTGTTTTCGATCACCGGCGTTTGATCACCGGTTTTAACATCACCGGGGATTACCCCAAGTATGGGAACAATGATAACCGGGTAGATGACCTGGCCGTGGAGGTCGTCAAACTGTTTGACGCTGAACTGAAAAAACACCGGACCTACCGCAACGCCAAGCATACCCTGTCCATTCTGACCATTACCAGCAACGTGGTTTACGGCAAAAAGACCGGGAGCACCCCGGACGGTCGAAAAAGCGGGGAACCTTTTGCCCCCGGCGCCAACCCCATGCACGGACGTGACACCAAAGGAGCGTTGGCCGCCTTGAGTTCTGTGGCCAAAATACCCTACGAGCACGCTTTGGACGGCATCTCCTATACCTTCTCCATCACTCCGGGAGCCCTGGGCAGGACCCCGGAAGATCAGGTCAACAACCTTATGGCGCTGTTGGACGGTTACTTCATGAAAGGCGGGCACCACTTGAACGTCAACGTTTTCGACCGGGAACTCTTACTGGACGCTATGGACCATCCGGAAAAATACCCTCAACTGACAGTCAGGGTTTCAGGCTACGCGGTGAATTTCGTTAAACTGACCAGGGAGCAGCAGGAGGAGATCATCAGCCGCACTATCTTTGCAAGGGAGGCCGGACTATGA
- a CDS encoding type 1 glutamine amidotransferase, with protein sequence MKSLIIQNESIVGPGLIKSAMEAAGWELDIRVMGKPGSVLPDNLDNYQSLVILGGSMSANEEGLYPHLKKVCLLFQEAFAKDLPTLGSCLGGQLMAKALGAPVTHNPVKEIGWFKLRLTADGLRSPLFEGMPEEFPVFHWHEDTFSLPSCTTLLASTQACANQACSLGSNSYALQFHLEITPEIIKKWISVWSDVLLEENGCGAVENVIQETGSIWSRYDKLANRILNNWLAGM encoded by the coding sequence ATGAAATCATTAATTATACAAAATGAGTCAATCGTTGGACCAGGATTGATTAAGAGCGCTATGGAAGCGGCCGGATGGGAACTTGATATTCGTGTCATGGGTAAGCCTGGTTCAGTTTTGCCCGATAATCTAGATAATTATCAGTCCCTGGTTATTCTGGGGGGTTCCATGAGCGCCAACGAGGAAGGGTTGTACCCTCATTTGAAGAAGGTTTGCCTGCTGTTTCAAGAGGCTTTCGCAAAGGACTTGCCCACTTTAGGCAGCTGTCTGGGAGGGCAGTTGATGGCCAAGGCGCTGGGCGCGCCTGTTACACACAATCCCGTGAAAGAAATCGGGTGGTTTAAACTCCGCCTGACCGCGGACGGGCTAAGATCACCGTTGTTTGAAGGTATGCCGGAAGAATTCCCGGTTTTTCACTGGCACGAGGACACTTTTTCGCTGCCGTCTTGCACCACCCTGCTGGCCTCGACCCAAGCTTGCGCGAATCAAGCCTGTTCTTTGGGCTCCAACTCCTATGCGCTGCAGTTTCACCTGGAGATCACTCCGGAAATCATTAAGAAGTGGATTAGCGTCTGGAGTGATGTTCTGCTTGAAGAAAACGGTTGCGGTGCTGTGGAAAACGTAATTCAAGAAACCGGGAGCATTTGGAGCCGATATGATAAGCTGGCAAATAGAATATTAAACAACTGGCTGGCTGGTATGTGA
- the msrA gene encoding peptide-methionine (S)-S-oxide reductase MsrA → MELATFAGGCFWCMAAPFEKMDGVIHVVSGYTGGYTENPTYKEVCSGSTGHHEAVQITFEPSQISYDKLLEIFWQQIDPTDPGGQFNDRGQSYQTAIFYHDDEQRRKAEASKKALDESERFQKPVATKILPAKTFYPAEEYHQDFHKKNSFRYALYRQGSGRDEFIKKHWPTDKSHLKAKLTDLEYHVTQENGTEPPFRNEYWNNEREGIYVDVVSGEPLFSSKDKFNSECGWPSFTKPILSAAIEEKVDQSHGMTRTEVRSKKADSHLGHVFPDGPGPNGLRYCINSASLRFIPKEDLENEGYGDYLKLFTAE, encoded by the coding sequence ATGGAACTGGCAACCTTTGCCGGCGGGTGCTTTTGGTGCATGGCAGCTCCATTTGAAAAAATGGATGGGGTTATTCATGTTGTATCGGGCTACACTGGGGGTTACACGGAGAATCCAACATATAAAGAAGTCTGCTCCGGATCGACCGGGCATCATGAAGCCGTCCAGATTACATTTGAGCCAAGTCAGATATCTTATGATAAACTCTTAGAGATCTTTTGGCAGCAAATCGACCCGACCGACCCCGGCGGGCAGTTCAATGATCGTGGGCAGTCCTATCAAACCGCGATTTTTTATCATGACGACGAACAACGCCGCAAGGCGGAAGCATCTAAAAAGGCTCTAGATGAAAGCGAACGTTTTCAAAAACCGGTTGCCACAAAAATTCTACCCGCCAAAACCTTTTACCCTGCTGAAGAGTATCATCAAGATTTTCACAAAAAGAACTCTTTTCGCTATGCGCTGTACCGTCAAGGTTCGGGCAGGGATGAATTTATCAAAAAACATTGGCCAACAGATAAGTCCCACTTAAAGGCCAAGCTAACGGATTTAGAATATCACGTTACCCAGGAAAACGGAACTGAGCCCCCATTCCGGAACGAATACTGGAATAATGAACGTGAAGGGATTTATGTCGATGTTGTCTCGGGTGAGCCATTATTCAGCTCAAAAGACAAATTCAATAGTGAATGCGGCTGGCCCAGCTTCACAAAACCGATTCTTTCAGCTGCTATTGAAGAAAAGGTTGATCAAAGCCATGGTATGACTCGTACCGAGGTGCGAAGTAAAAAAGCTGATTCTCACTTAGGGCACGTTTTTCCCGATGGACCAGGTCCCAACGGGCTCCGTTATTGTATAAACTCCGCCTCACTGCGCTTTATTCCCAAAGAAGACTTAGAAAATGAAGGATACGGAGACTATCTCAAGCTTTTTACTGCTGAATAA
- a CDS encoding DUF6519 domain-containing protein, whose amino-acid sequence MGKGNFSRNTFDKLKHYVGVRLQQGVPIVDADWNELEDIRKFELETFLKWFVGDGVPLGNDGFKIEHANEGGNIRLSMSGEFGMQTIITIDHSQSTAADILGFGSANCSAAGNGLSARLSGTAKEPFALRDGTLLVINVKRSPLSSTGKAAWSRTWKVVFQNGAQFKDIGKATAAEVAAAIARAASDLRVSAGLQNDFIIKGGDGTPEGAGRCLVEGWEVINECDLHYTDQQLYENDTLAAALGVDPLLPLTGQKPDQAHSNLYYLDVWERVVDEHEDTDLVNKIIGVPTCVRIKREWVVRGLEGCEKNTVTVPETIRRQGHVYYPLARLDYYQQYGRGFTMLADLRRTGVTIVSQPDLEKITVDVKAIASDAFGADYRLAHTGRSYINTSLREAINAVLRGHMPGMPAQSLAKTNHKKTRPSIVEGNEVMHVCWQENRGSVTADSWCLSFMVYDGNAWNGPTKVGGGNAHPCNPFLLEGDEGVLALWVGDYDRRKRCIFYTKYVDEWKDVGIMIPDILISNEECEVFAIMHNDYLWLFWMDADTESGKNAIWYNRRKPYTTGRDSTDWEGKRKVPGQSAGDPVAIVDGNGNLLVLWLSQDGSPSIRSITCDLKNPSSPSWGQEETHASTQKISGGLSVVKDKTNDIWVFFSSEENFKTSLWYLRIRPDHQGVALVQLTTGQLCSDSTGRAISNREGDIFIIWNKFVGGKISEIWCRCYTSDHGWGQEMQIVPGIFGTGGGISAAVDSWDNIWAVYINNMGSQREISCRKLLPYI is encoded by the coding sequence GTGGGCAAGGGTAACTTTTCAAGAAATACCTTCGATAAGTTGAAGCACTATGTTGGTGTTCGACTTCAGCAGGGCGTGCCGATTGTTGACGCCGACTGGAACGAGCTGGAAGATATTCGAAAATTCGAACTTGAAACGTTTCTCAAGTGGTTCGTGGGTGATGGGGTACCTCTTGGCAATGACGGATTCAAAATCGAGCACGCCAATGAGGGCGGCAACATTCGCCTCTCGATGAGCGGTGAATTCGGCATGCAAACGATAATTACAATTGATCACAGCCAGTCAACAGCCGCTGATATTTTGGGTTTTGGATCTGCCAACTGTTCGGCTGCCGGCAATGGACTTTCAGCTCGCCTGTCCGGGACGGCGAAAGAGCCGTTTGCTCTTAGAGACGGTACGTTGTTGGTGATCAACGTTAAACGCTCCCCTCTTTCGTCCACTGGAAAGGCCGCATGGTCGCGAACGTGGAAGGTGGTATTCCAGAATGGCGCGCAGTTTAAAGATATCGGCAAGGCAACCGCCGCGGAAGTCGCTGCCGCGATCGCCAGAGCTGCTTCAGACCTGCGCGTATCCGCCGGCTTACAAAATGACTTTATCATTAAGGGCGGTGACGGAACTCCGGAGGGAGCCGGCCGCTGCCTGGTCGAGGGATGGGAGGTAATAAATGAATGTGATCTGCATTATACAGATCAACAGCTGTATGAAAACGATACCCTGGCCGCTGCCCTGGGTGTAGACCCATTGCTGCCGCTAACCGGCCAAAAACCGGATCAAGCTCACAGCAACTTGTACTACCTGGATGTTTGGGAGCGTGTAGTCGACGAGCATGAGGATACAGATCTCGTCAATAAGATTATCGGCGTTCCAACGTGCGTGCGTATTAAGCGCGAGTGGGTAGTACGGGGGTTGGAGGGCTGTGAAAAAAACACGGTAACTGTGCCTGAGACAATTCGCAGACAAGGTCATGTGTATTACCCGCTGGCACGCTTAGACTACTATCAACAATATGGCAGGGGCTTCACCATGCTTGCCGATCTACGCCGGACCGGAGTAACAATTGTATCTCAGCCTGACTTAGAAAAAATAACAGTCGATGTAAAAGCTATAGCGTCTGATGCTTTTGGCGCTGATTACAGGCTGGCCCACACCGGAAGGTCATATATAAATACCAGCCTGAGGGAAGCGATCAATGCGGTTCTTCGGGGCCACATGCCGGGCATGCCCGCCCAATCTTTGGCTAAGACCAATCATAAAAAGACTCGTCCTTCCATCGTTGAAGGAAATGAGGTCATGCATGTCTGCTGGCAGGAAAATCGGGGATCGGTTACGGCTGATTCCTGGTGCCTTTCTTTTATGGTATATGACGGCAATGCTTGGAATGGTCCTACAAAAGTAGGAGGTGGTAATGCTCACCCCTGCAACCCGTTCCTGTTAGAAGGTGATGAAGGTGTGCTCGCCCTGTGGGTCGGCGATTATGATCGAAGAAAACGTTGCATATTTTATACTAAGTATGTAGATGAGTGGAAAGATGTCGGAATTATGATTCCCGATATACTGATAAGCAATGAGGAATGCGAAGTATTCGCAATTATGCATAACGATTATCTATGGCTATTCTGGATGGACGCGGACACCGAGTCAGGGAAAAACGCCATATGGTACAACAGGCGTAAACCTTACACCACAGGAAGAGATTCTACAGATTGGGAGGGCAAGAGAAAGGTACCGGGCCAGTCGGCGGGAGATCCGGTTGCCATTGTAGATGGAAATGGCAATTTACTGGTATTATGGCTGTCTCAAGATGGGAGCCCGAGCATACGCTCAATTACTTGTGATTTAAAAAACCCGTCCAGCCCATCATGGGGCCAGGAAGAAACTCATGCTTCTACCCAAAAAATATCAGGCGGCCTGTCTGTTGTAAAGGACAAAACAAACGATATCTGGGTGTTCTTTTCGTCTGAGGAAAATTTTAAAACAAGTCTATGGTACTTAAGAATCAGGCCGGATCATCAAGGCGTGGCTCTGGTACAACTTACAACCGGGCAACTCTGCAGTGACAGTACAGGGAGAGCTATCAGCAATAGAGAAGGGGATATATTTATAATATGGAATAAATTTGTTGGCGGTAAGATATCGGAGATATGGTGCAGATGTTATACAAGCGACCATGGGTGGGGTCAGGAGATGCAAATTGTTCCTGGAATATTTGGTACCGGGGGCGGTATAAGTGCAGCTGTTGACAGTTGGGACAATATTTGGGCGGTTTATATTAACAATATGGGGTCTCAACGGGAAATTAGCTGTAGAAAGCTCTTGCCGTATATATAA
- the pflA gene encoding pyruvate formate-lyase-activating protein, with product MIGYIHSIETMGAVDNGGIRFVLFLQGCGLRCSFCHNPDTWLASGKPVEAAEVIEQLKSYKTFFELSGGGLTVSGGEPLLQSGFVKELFIEAGKLGIHRALDTAGYCKRGDLQEVLPHTDQVLFSLKVVDPEKHRQLTERENVDIIKNLRMTAESQVQLVVCYVLIPGVNDAPEDAQALADLVKSLNKDVPVDVLAYSKLGADKWEEMGLCDPMAGVAPATQKQVELFQSGLRRLGVHLHNVRRWGNFLDDEGRDKFAGNYSVIHAE from the coding sequence ATGATTGGCTACATTCATTCCATTGAAACTATGGGTGCCGTGGATAACGGCGGGATCCGTTTTGTTTTGTTCCTGCAGGGCTGCGGCCTGCGCTGCAGCTTTTGCCACAACCCGGACACCTGGCTGGCGAGCGGCAAACCGGTGGAAGCGGCAGAGGTTATCGAACAGCTGAAAAGTTATAAGACTTTTTTCGAATTGTCCGGCGGTGGTCTTACTGTCTCCGGAGGGGAACCCCTCTTGCAAAGCGGCTTTGTCAAGGAACTGTTCATCGAAGCGGGCAAGTTGGGAATACACCGGGCTTTGGATACAGCAGGTTACTGCAAGCGGGGGGATTTACAGGAAGTTTTACCGCACACGGATCAGGTCCTCTTTTCTTTAAAAGTGGTAGACCCGGAGAAGCACCGTCAGCTGACCGAAAGGGAAAATGTCGATATCATCAAGAACCTCAGGATGACTGCTGAAAGCCAGGTGCAATTGGTGGTCTGTTACGTTTTGATTCCCGGTGTCAACGACGCTCCTGAAGACGCCCAAGCCTTGGCGGACCTGGTCAAATCCCTGAACAAAGATGTCCCGGTGGATGTCCTGGCCTATAGCAAGCTGGGAGCTGACAAGTGGGAGGAAATGGGGCTTTGCGATCCAATGGCCGGAGTTGCCCCGGCAACGCAAAAGCAGGTGGAACTCTTCCAGTCGGGACTGCGCCGGTTGGGTGTACACCTGCATAATGTACGCAGGTGGGGAAATTTTCTCGATGATGAGGGCCGGGACAAGTTTGCCGGTAATTACAGCGTGATACATGCAGAGTAA